The sequence CCACCAGCTGACAGAACACCAGAAAGGCCGCTCCCGCCAACGGCGGAAACGGCCTACGACCTGCGTAAAAGCAAGTCGGGACGACAGGATTTGAACCTGCGACCCCTTGACCCCCAGAGGGGTTCAAGTAGTGTCCACAGCCGAGGCCTCGAAGCCTCGGCTTTTTCGCTGCGCAACTGGATTGGAAGCAAGGGAAGTTGACGAGAACGACAGGCAGCCTTTGACAGCAGGGCGCGATTGCAGATGACATCCGGTCAGCGTTCAGTTCGTGCATAGATGCCCGTTTTCGCCCATGGGCGCTCACTGGAGCTCACCGCGTGTGGTCCCAAAGTGGTCCCAGAGCGCTCAACCCGCTCCAGTCACTGCGAGCAACAGAAATCTGGCAGCTCGTCAGCAGACACCCCGTCGGCAACACGCAGCGGTCCACCGAGCAGTGCCACTGACCGAGTGGGTCGCCTCGGGCAGATCAAGAGCGCCTACCCATCGGCTACGCATTGTGATCTTCCGGGCGGTGTGTCGTCTTGAGCGTGTCCTGTCCGGCTGGTTCTGACGTGCCTCGCGCACCGCCCCGCACGCTCTGCCGACACGCCGAGCCTCCCGGCGAACCTGGGCCTCGGAATCACCCAGTCCAAGGAGGAACCACCCATGGCGCAGCGCACGACACGAGGCCGGGTCTACCGCCGGTGTGGGTGCCAGGACGAGAACAAGAAGCAGCTCGGCCCCTGGTGCATGCGACTGCTGGAGGACGCGAAGCACGGCACATGGACCTACGCCGTCGACCTCGCCCCCGAGGACGGCCGGCGCCGAACCCGCCGAAGGGGCGGCTTCGCCAGCCGCACCGAGGCCGCCCGCGAGATGGCCGCCGCCCTGGGCGGCGAGCTGCGCGGCGTCTACGAGAACCGCCGCACCACCGTCGCCGGCTACCTACGCGAATGGCTCACCATCAAGCAGCCGACCCTCGCCCCGAACACCTACGCCGGCTACAAGGCCTGCGTCGAACGGGACCTCATCCCCGCCTTCGGCCACCGCAGGCTCCTCGACCTGCGCGCCAAGCACATCGACGACTGGATCACCGCCCAACTCGCAGCGAAACGAGGCACCGTCACCGTCTACCGGGCCGTCTCCACCCTGCGCAACGCGCTGAACGCCGCCGTCCGCTCCTGGCGCCTGCGCTACAACCCCGCCAAACACTCCGTCCCGCCCAAGCCCCGCGCAGAGGAACGCACCTGCTGGACGCCCGAGCAGGCCGCGACCTTCCTGCGCCACAGCACCCAGAACTACGCCGACCAGCTGACCGATCTCTTCGAGGTCATGCTCGGCACCGGCATGCGCCGCGGCGAAATCCTCGCCCTGCACTGGTCCGACGTCCACCTCATGGACCGCAAGCTCTTCGTCCGCTGGACCCTGGCCGCGGTCAACAACGGCAAACTCCACCTCGGCCAACCCAAAACCCCCGCCAGCCGCGCCTGGATCAGCCTCTCCCCCAGAGTCATGACCACCCTCCACCGCCAAGCCGCCATCCAGATGGCAGCCCACCCCAACGGGCGTCTCGAAGGACTCGTCTTCTCCCACGGCGACGGATCACCCCTGCGACCCCAGTGGGTCCTCGACCAGCTCCGCAAGCGCACCGCCGAGGTCGACCTCCCCAAGATCGGCCTTCACGACCTGCGACACACCGCCGCCAGCATCATGATCGCCATGGGCATCCCCCTGGCCATCGTCTCCAAGACCCTGCGCCACGCCACCCTCGCCACCACCATCAACCTCTACGGCCACCTCTTCAAAGACTCCGCCGACCAAGCCGTCAACGCCCTCGCCAAAGCACTCGACCAAGCCGACGCCGAGCGTGAGGACGCCCCGGCTGCCATCGACGCGTCCGCTCGCTTCGCCGCGTAGAGCCCTGCTGGCAGAGCGACTTGGGCAAGGTCGACTGTCTGCCGAAATTCGGATGGTCTGTCCGGAGTCGCAGGTATCCTCCCTTTACGGTGGCCGGCACCTCATCCCGACCGGTCGCCCTGCTGGCCAACTCCCTTGGCCAGCAGGCATGGAAGGACCCCTGTGATAGATCTCAGCAACTACGAGTTGCTCTGGCCTGCCGATCTCTTCATCGCCGAGGCCAACCACATCGCGGCATCCGGCCGGCGGGACTGGACCTCCAGGGCCGAATGGCTGCTCACCGAGGCGTTCCAGGGATCCAGTGCCTGCTCGGACTTCGAGAACCTGCCCGCCACGGCCTCCAAGGCCGACGACCCTTGGGGGCAGCCCGCCCCTCCTGCGTGGGTGCAGGCTCCGGTGCTGACGCAGCGGACGTGGTTTCGGGAGTTGGCCGACCAGGCGAAGGAGATCCGGCACTTCACGGAGCCCCGCCCCTACTGGCCGCACCGCCAGGGGCAGGTCACCCCCAAGACGTCGGCGCACCCGGACTCGGTGCGCCTCGGATTCGCCCGGCTGGTCATGGAGATGCACGGCAACGGCTACCTCGCCGAGCACTTCGGCGAGGAGTGCGTCGACGTCGACGAGAAGCTGCCGGACGCAGCCGAGGTCTTGGAGCTACGCCTGGGCATCGCACAGCTGTGGCCTCTCAAGCCGCAACAGTGGGACGAGGACACGTTCTTCGGCCTCGTGGAGGTCTTCCACGACCTGGTGTCGCGTCCGCGCGACCGCTACTTCCATGACTGGAACCAGTGTGGCTGGCACCACCGGGAGTTCCACGCCGGCCCCGCCCGGGTGCTGTACCGGTGGCGGGTGAACCGGCTGCTCGACGGTGCCGGAATCCACTACCGGCTCGCCGATGAGGGAGAGGACCAGGGGCGCCTGGTGGCCGTGACGGACGACGCCCGCGCCGACCTCGTCCACCGTGCCCTGGCCGTGACCGACCCCGACATCAAGCAGCGCACCGCGCACGCCATCGCCCTCTACCGCGGCCGCGGCGCAGCCATCGAGGAGAAGCGCTCAGCGATCATCGCCCTGGCGGGCATCCTCGAGGAGCGGCGCGACCTGATCCGCACGGAACTCGGCAAGCCCGACGACGGCGCATTGTTCATGGTCGCCAATAAGTTCGAGATCCGTCACCGCGACGCCTCCCAGCAGGAGGACTACGACCCGGCGTTCCTCGACTGGATCTTCTGGTGGTACCTGGCCACGGTCGAACTCACCACCACACTTGCCGGGCGCCAACATGTCGGCGGCTGAACTGGTCACCTTGGCCGGGCTGCTCCGTCTTCTACTTCAGCGGCCGGTTGAGGCGCTCGGTGGAGACGTTGCGGCGCCGGAGGAAGGCCGACATCGCCCTGGAGTAGGGGCCGTCGATGTGGAACTGCCCGTAGCGGTGCTCCAGGTCGATCCAGACGACGTCCATGAGCCCTCTCCCCCGCTCGTAGGGGTGGATCCAGATCCAGTCCATCCACCACACGCCGTCCTCCATCGCGAAGCCGGCAGCGCCCGCGGCGATCGGGAACGTGGCGTGGAAACGCCGGGAGACGAACAGCACGCCCTCTACGTCGCTGCGTTCAGTGCTGAACGGGGCGACGTCGTTGTTCGTCTCCCGCCGGAATTGTTGGCCGATCACATCGACGGCCTCGCGCAGGGCCTTGCTGTCCGCGACGATCACTGACCTGCTCGGTCGCTCCATTCCGAGCAGCGGAACCATCCGGATGTCGAAGCGCGGAGGATCGCCGTAGTACGCCAACTCGCTGTCCTGCCCGTCCATACCTGCTCCCGCCCCCCTTGTCGTGATGCTCGATTGGCCGCTGCCTGCCCGGTGTCACCTACCAGTTGATCGGCAGTTGGACCGGCACTCCTTGGGATGTCTCGACTCGGGCGGCGAGGCTGGCCGGGATCGGCACGTCGAGTTTCACGGCGGTGGGCGTGTAGAGGTCGGTCTCGACCTCTGGTGTCGCCAGGGACACCAGTAGTGCATAGGAGACGGGAAGGCCGACGCGGTCGGAGCGGTCGTGGTCCTTCCACCAGCCGCCGGCGGGGTAGACGGCGAGCATGCCGCTGCCGGCCAGTGCTGTCGCGTCGCCCCTCCAGACGTCGGAGTGGAGTGAGCCGCGTTTGCGGTTGGTGGGACCGACGACCCAGGCGTCGTCGGCCTCGAACTTCTTGACTTTGGTGATTCCGTCGTCCTCCGCCTCGGCGGTCTCCGCGATGCGGCGCTCGAAGGCGGCCTGGGATTCGAGGGAGCCCTTCATGGCGAACCTGAGCCGGTGGGAGGGGTAGGTGTGCTGGCCTCTGACGCCGCGTCGGCCGGGGTTGGGTTCGACGAAGTAGGACAGGGTGACCCGCAGCTCGACGTCGGTGCCGCCCATCTCGTCCAGTTGCTCGCGGGGCCAGGGAAGTTCGTGGAGCTTGAGCTCGCCAAGGCGCACGCCGCCGGGGTAGCGGCGGTACGGGATGAGCGAGCCCTGGATCATGAGGGTGACGGCGTTCGCGGCGCTCGACAGGACCCTCTCCTGCGTCGGTACGCCCCAGCCGTAGCGGCGCAGTACCTTTCTGGCGAAGTCACCTGACCCCATTTTGGGCTTGCCGGTCCTGGTGTAGACGCCCTGGAGCATGGGCGTGGTCCAGCGGGCTTCGTGGACGAGCAGGGCGCGGATGGCTTCGGGGCCGAGCGCGGGGTAGGCGGCGTGGGCCATGGCTGCCAGGCGGGCGGCCTGGGCGGTGGCCGCGCTGGTGGCATTGGCCGTGGTAAGGGGCCGGTCGATGTGGATGCCGGTGGTGGTGAGGCCGACGATGTCGTGTTCGTGCCACTGGGTGTTGGCGTCGTCGACGAGGAGGTTGCCGCCTTCGAGGACGATGTCGGGCTTGATGGGGGTGGTCTCGCTCATCGTGACGGTGGTGCGGCTGAAGGGCGAGAGTTCGCCTGCTGCTGCGAGAGCGCGGTAGCCCCTGAAGTCCGGGGTGTCGGGGACGTCGGTGAGGTTGGTGTGGGCTCCAACGGCGAGGATGTTCCAGGCCTGTGCGGGGTCTTCGATGCGGGAGGTGTCGCACAGGTCGAGGTGGGTAGGGCTGCCGTCGGCGGCTCGCATTTCGTGCGGCAGGCGGTCGCGGATGTTGCCAACGGAGACGACGATCAGCCGGGAGGCCGCGGGGTCGGGGGCGCCGTGCAGTTCGATCCTGTCGGCGCGGACGGTGACGGACGTGCCTACCGCGAGGGCGTCGACGGTGGCGGACCACAGGGTCGCTGTTCCGTCCGTGCCGTTCTCCGGGCGGACGGAGTGCTTGGTGACGGCCATCGAGAACACTCGGGCGCGGGGCTGCTCGACGGCCCCGGTCTCGGCGACGGCTACGGCGTCGGCCGTGACCTCGCCGAAGGTACGGGGCGCGTCGGGGGTCTTCGCGGGCAGGAGCTTGACGGCTTCGATCCCGTGGGTGAGGCGCACGGCATCGTTGGTTGCCAGTGCGGCGTCGAGGTCACCGTAGAGGGCGAGGCCGGCCATCCAGGTGCCGTGGCCGTTGCGGTCGTCCGGGCCTTCCGTGGGGAAGGCGCTCTGTGCTCGCCCGGCGAGCGCGTCCTTCAGCAGGATGTGCTCCTGGCGGATGCCGGTGTCCAGGATGCACACCGTGGGCGATCCGGGCGGCGCCTGCTCGAGCCGGGCTGCGAGATCGGCCACGAGCGGCCCCTGCAGGGCACGCTCGGTCGTGTGGATCTCTTCGGTGAAGTTGGGCCGCCGGATCTCGGCCGGGCAGTTGGTGGTCACCAGCAGCCTCAGCTCGTCGCCGGGCGCCTCGACCTGGGCCACGTGGTAGTCGCCGATGGTGACCGAGCGCGGCGCTACCTGCCAACCGTGCTCCGCCGCCGTGCGGCGAAGGGCGGCGACCTGGTCCTCCTCAGCGAGGGCGGGGTCGAACCACAGCTCCCACCATCTGGGGGTGTGCATCTCCGGAAGCGGCGTCTCCTCCTGCCACAGGTGTTCCAGCAGCGCCCGCTGGATGCGCTCGACGTTGGCGACGACAGCGGCCTGCTTCGGACGGCCGGCCGGTGTGTCCTGGGTGAACTGGCTGATCTTGTTGGCGAAGGTCTGGGCGCGGCCGTCCGGGATCCAGACCACCGCGTCCTGCGGGTGCCCGGGTGTCGCAGGGTGGGCGCTCAGGAGGGTGAGGCCGGAGTTGTCCAGGGCCCCCAGGTTCAGGCCGTGGCCTTCGGCTGCTTCGACGCGGATGGCGAATCCGCTGGGCCGGTTCTCGGCGGCGATGTCCCGCCGGTCCTCGACAGCGGCCTGCTGGGCCTGGCGCAGTCCTTCGAGCAGGCGCGTGACGTGGCCTTGCCGGTCGGCGGACCTGTCGACCAGGGCGTCCCCGCCACCGCGGACGATCTGCTTCTTCGGCACCAGGGTGGCGGCGCTCCACGGGACGAGCAGGTGCGGGGTGAACCGCGGTGGGGCCGGGTCAGGCATGGCGCAGCGCGTGCCGCTCGTCCAGGGCGTCGATGAGTAGGCGTTCGTCGATCATGTCGTCCCCTCCGAGGATGGCGCGCTTGGCCGCCGACTCCGCTGCCTTGACCAGCTCGGCATGGCTGAGCTGGTCAACTTTGCCGGTCAGGTCGGACCACCGTACTGCTGCGGTGTTCATACCGGTGAGCCTTCGCTGCAAAACCTCGATCGCCTGCTCCTCGGAGGGGGGTGCGTAGTGCACGACGAGGTCGAAGCGGCGGAACAGGGCTCGGTCGAGGAGCTGGCGGTGGTTGGTGGCGGCGATGACGAGGCTTTCGGAGGGGGCTTCGTCGAGGAAGAGGAGGAAGGAGTTGAGGATGCGGCGGGCTTCGCCGACGTCGTTGCCGGCGGTGCGCTCGGCGCCGAGGGCGTCGAACTCGTCGAAGAGGTACACGGCCCGGGTCTCGGCGGCCGCTTCGAAGACCAGGCGGAGTTTGGAGGCGGTCTCGCCCATGAAGCGGCTGATCAGCCCGTCGAGGCGGATGGTGAACAGCGGCAGGGAGAGTTCCTTGGCCAGGGCCGCCGCGGTCATGCTCTTGCCGGTGCCTGGCGGGCCGGACAGCAGGATCCGGTGGACCGGTGTGAAGCCGAAGCGTTCCAGGCGGGCGCGCTGACGCTGTTCGTGGAGGACCTTGTCCAGGCAGGCACGTAGGTCCTCGGCGAGGGTCATGTCGTCCAGGCGGATGTCGGAGTAGCCGGCGGTGAGCAGGCTGGCCAGCTCGCCCCTGGGCTGCACGACAGGAGTGGGGCCGGTGCGGGGGATCTTCTGGGCGCGGGCGGCGTCGATGAGCTCGCGGATCTCGACGGCGAGCTTGCCATGCCCCTGGCGGGCGGACTTCGCGGCGACCTGGAGGGCGACGCTGTAGAAGAGGTCCTCGTCGCCTTCGGCATGGGCGGTGAGGAGCGCCTTGAGGTGGTCAGCTGTCGCAGCCACGCACCTCACGCTCCTTCTCCGTAAACCGGGCCCGCCATGTAAACGAGCGTTGATGACACTCGGCACTCGCACGGCAGAAGAGCCGGCGCATTCCGCCATCGTACGGGGACGGTAGGAGCTGGCGAGGCCCTGCGCACAAACAGGCGTTGTCACGTCCTGGTTTCCCAGCGGGGCGGACGTGGCTGCGACTGGGCCTGCCCTCGGTGAGGTACGGGGGCGCGGCTCAAGCGGTTCCAGCCGTCGGCGGGGGCGTTCCCGAGCCTCGGACCGTCCGCCGGTCTACCGGCGGACGGCGAAGGGCTCTGCGGTCGACGCGGTGGAGCCTGCGGTCCGCGAGCTGCTCAAGCAGACCCCGACGATGCCGGTGACCGTGATCGCGGAACGGATCGGCCGGAATCGCGGGCCTGGCGCTGTTGGAGCCGGCGTGGGCGGGAAGCTGGGACTGGAGCCCGGAGCACACTGCGCTCTGGGCGCAGTACGACGAACTGGAAGCTCTGCCGCCGCGGGAGTTCATGGCGGAGTTCATGCGCTTGGGCGTCAAGCCCGAGGTGGTGTCGGCTCCGCCGCCCGGTCCCTCGCCGCCGTGGATGGCCAAGCGGCCGGCCGGCATCCGGGCGTTCCTGAAGACGTTCAAGACCTACGACCTGGACCGCGGCAGGCTCACCGCCGTCGACAAGCCCGTGTACTTCGCCCTCGGCGGCCTGAGCAACCCCGACGACTACGGGGAAGTGGCAGTCCGGCTGGCGAAGGTGTTCCCGGACTTCCAACTCGAGGTTATGGCCTGACGGTGCCCCGGAGTTGATGGCCGCAGTGCGCCAGGGCGCGCGGCCGCCTCGTGCTCCGCGAGGGGTAGGCCGGCCACTCGTGACCGTGAAGTTGGTCGGTGCGGCCGATCAGCTGGCTTCTGGTGCTGTACCGGCAGATCCGCCTGACGGCTGGGTGGGTGCGGTCGGCAGGTCTCGCAGCTGCTGGTCGTAGTCACCCAGCAACTGGCGGAGCTGGTCGAGTGATTCGGCGGGGACATCGGCCGGGGCCGACTCCACGACGTAACGAGCTGCCGCGACCAGCGCGGACAGCTCGTACACGTGGAAAGTGGCGCGCAGCACCGTCGGGCGCAGCCTCTCCAGCTCCATCGGTCAGCCCTTGGACTTCACGTAGTCGACGACCTGGCCCAGCTCGGCGGCGAACTGGTCGTAGTCCTCCTGCATGCCGTTGATGTAGGCGCTCCAGCCCAGGCTCGCCTTCGCGTAGTGCACGGCCTCCTGGATCTCCTCGTCCGTGGCGCCGAAGAGCTTGGCGGCCTCGGTGTGGAACAGGCTGCAGTAGTGGCACTTCGTCTCGGCGTGCAGGCCGACGCCGATCAGTTCCTTGTACTTGTTGGGGATCAGCGTCTCCCCGAGCTCGATCCGCTTGAAGATCTCCCACTCGGGTCCCAGCAGCTCGGTCGGGATGCGTTGGAAGAAGTGCGGGACCAGGCCCAGCGTCTCCTTGATGTCCGCCTCGACCTCGGCACGACTCACTGTGTCAGCCATCACGGCCTCCTCCGAAGGCCGGGCGTCCGCGACCGGCGCTCGCTCGCGGGACCGCGAGCTGGAGGGGCACCGCGCCGACTGTCCACAGGCCCTCCCCCTCAGATTACGCCGGTGCCCTGAGGTCTCAGGCGATCTGCCGGCGGCCCGGTGAGCCGTTGATCCACAAGCGCGTCTTCGGCACGTACGAGCTGCTGTGCGCGGCGATGGAGAAGGCGATGCACGCCTCTATGAGCAGTAGGTCTTCGGCCCCTGCGGGATTGCGGCCGGCAGTACCGGCACCCGTAGACCACCGAGGCGAAGCTCTTCGGCCCGGCCCAGGCCGCCGCCGGCTTCTCGTGGCAGGCGAGCCGGGTACTGAGCAGCGGGATCAGCAGCGCGGCGGGCCGAATCAGCGTGATCGACAGCACCACTGCCGCGTACCCGCCGACCGAGCGGTTCGCGAGCGGCGCGGGCGTCAGCAGTGCGCCGAAGAGCAGCAGGGCGGCAAACGTGCTCAGTCCGGCGACGGCCCTCGTCGGTCCGGCTGCGGCTCCACCACTCGGCCTGGCGCGGGGAGCAGCCGCATCGCGCGCCCTCCCCGCACGGGCCGGCCGCTACCGGCCGGTCGGCTCGTCGACTTCACCAGCCGAGCAGGTCCAGGTGCTTGTGCGGTGCGGCCGGCTCCCCGCCGGCTTCGGCGAAGGCGCGCAGGGCGCTCACCAGGCCGGCGCGCTGGTCCTCAGGCATCTGCGCGACGACCCGGGCGATCTCGGCGCGGCGCCGGTCCGTGGCGTCGACCACCGTGCGGGCGCCCTCGGCGGTGAGTTCGATCCGAATCTCGCGGCGGTCCTGCGGGCTCGCCTCCCGTAGCACCATGCCGGCTGTGACCAGGCGTTCGATCATCCGCATCGCGGTGGAGGGGTTGACGGCCAGATGCTCGGCCAGTCGGGACAGGCTCATGGCGCCGCGGGTCTGCAGCACGACCAGCATGCGGAACTGAGGGAGGGTGAGCGCTTCCGCCACCTCGCCCAGCGATCTGGCGGAGATCGCCACCAGGACGCGGGAGGCGGTGAGCACCGCCGTGACAAGGTCCTCCTCGACCCCGGGCAGGGAGGAGTCGAGGGCGGGCGGCTGGGAACGGTCGTGCGGCATGAGTCCTTTTTACATCCCGCACGCACGTCTGTGCGCCACACGGGTACGTCCGGCTCCCGCCCTACTGGCCTCCGAAGCGGATTTATTGCATACTGCAAAGATCTCTGCGGGTGCCCACTGCCCCGGGAACTGCGGTTCCCGACGACGCCCGCAGGGTCGGACGTCCGCCGCCCGCGCCTGCCCGCCCGCGGCGGCGGCTGCCCGAGGCGGTCGGCCTGCCAGGGGCTTCTGCTCCTCTGGCGGGCCGGCCGTGGTGTCGAGCACTTCACGCGGCCGCCGTCAGGAGAGCGGCTTGGCGCCGCGGTCTGCGAGCATGCCGGTCATCAGCTGGATCTCGGAGGTCTGGGCGTCGACCATCGACTGGGCGAGCCGCTTCTCGGCCGCGTTCCCGGCCAGGTCGACGTAGCCCTGGGCCATCTCGACGCCGCCCTTGTGGTGCTCGATCATCAGCTGCAGGAAGAGCACCTCGGCCGGCGTTCCGCTCAGCGAGCGAAGGCGGTCCATCTGGGCGTTGGTGGCCATGCCGGGCATCAGGGAGCCGTCGTGGGCCTGGTAGTCGTCCATGTGCATCCAGGCCATCGGCTTCGCCGACGAGTTCTGGGTCAGCCCCCACTGGTCGAGCCAGCCCGTCATCATGCCCCGCTGGTTGGCCTGGGTGTTGATGATGTCGAAGGCGAAACCGCGGACCTCGGGATTCCGGGTCCGGTCGCGGATGATGAACGACAGGTCGATGGCCTGCTGGTGATGAGTGGCCATGTCCCGGGCGAAGCCCGCCTCCGGGGAGCCGTCGGCCGCAGCGGCGACCGCATGCACAGAGGAGGTGCCGGCTGCGAGTGCGGGCACCCCGAGGCAGAGCGCGCCCGCCGCCGCCAGCGCGGCCGGCCACCACATCCGCCGGCCCGTCCGGACGGTGCCGACCGGCGCAGCCGCAGGCTGCTGACCGTCCGTCACCTGCTGCTCCGTCATCTGCTCGCCGCCGCTCACTGCATCGACCCGGCGCTGCAGGATGCTCCGGGCTCCTGGGTCTGGGGTCCCTGGACGTACTTGGTGAAGAACTCGTTGACGCGCGGGTCGGTGGCGCTGTCGAGGACGAGCTGGGTGCTCCAGGCGCTCAGGGTGATGGTGCCCGGCTCGTCGGGATAGGGGCTCATGAACGAGTACGGGGTGGCCTTGACCTTGTCCGAGAGGGTCTTGATGTCGGCGGCGGTGGCCTTGCCGTTGTAGGTGACCCACACCGCGCCGTGCTCCAACGAGTGCACCGCGTTCTCGTTGTGCAGCGGCTGGTCGTAGACGTTGCCCATGCAGGGCGTCCAGACCGGGTTGTGGTCACCGCCGACCGGCGGGGTCTGCGAGTACTGCACGGGCGTGGTGACATGGTTGCGGGTGAAGGTCCCGAAGGTCTTCACCCCAGGTATGGAGGCACTCGCCGCAGCAGCCCTGGCCCTCTTCTGGTCGGCGGCACGCTCGACCGCGTAGGTGCCGGCACCGGCCGCACCGAGGACCACGACGATGGCAGCCGCGATCGCGACGATTCGGTTGCGGCGCTCCCGGCGCTGCTCCTGGGCACGCAGTTCGGCGATCCGGGCGCGGCGATCCGCAGCCGCGCCTGCGCTCTTGCCCCGCGAGGAGCGGTCACCGGCAGTACCGTTCGATGTGGAACCCATCGGGGCATCCTTGTCTCCGCCACGAGGCGGTTCGGCGGCAGGGCGAGGCGGGCAACGACACGAGCCCGCGGCAGCGGCACGCAACGGCTTGCGCGCCCTTGCCGCCCGGTATCGGACAGCTGCAAGCCCGGGAAGGGGCACGGCGGCATCGACTTCGGAGTCCGAGGCCTCTCCCACAGACCGCACCCCGCCGTCCGGGTCACATACCCGCTTGGGACGGCCAGTTTTCCACGAATCCTTTGCCCTGTGCAATGAAGTAGGCTCATCCTCTCGCCCGCGCTCTTGAGGGGACCGAAACC is a genomic window of Kitasatospora azatica KCTC 9699 containing:
- a CDS encoding tyrosine-type recombinase/integrase; the protein is MAQRTTRGRVYRRCGCQDENKKQLGPWCMRLLEDAKHGTWTYAVDLAPEDGRRRTRRRGGFASRTEAAREMAAALGGELRGVYENRRTTVAGYLREWLTIKQPTLAPNTYAGYKACVERDLIPAFGHRRLLDLRAKHIDDWITAQLAAKRGTVTVYRAVSTLRNALNAAVRSWRLRYNPAKHSVPPKPRAEERTCWTPEQAATFLRHSTQNYADQLTDLFEVMLGTGMRRGEILALHWSDVHLMDRKLFVRWTLAAVNNGKLHLGQPKTPASRAWISLSPRVMTTLHRQAAIQMAAHPNGRLEGLVFSHGDGSPLRPQWVLDQLRKRTAEVDLPKIGLHDLRHTAASIMIAMGIPLAIVSKTLRHATLATTINLYGHLFKDSADQAVNALAKALDQADAEREDAPAAIDASARFAA
- a CDS encoding S8 family peptidase — protein: MPDPAPPRFTPHLLVPWSAATLVPKKQIVRGGGDALVDRSADRQGHVTRLLEGLRQAQQAAVEDRRDIAAENRPSGFAIRVEAAEGHGLNLGALDNSGLTLLSAHPATPGHPQDAVVWIPDGRAQTFANKISQFTQDTPAGRPKQAAVVANVERIQRALLEHLWQEETPLPEMHTPRWWELWFDPALAEEDQVAALRRTAAEHGWQVAPRSVTIGDYHVAQVEAPGDELRLLVTTNCPAEIRRPNFTEEIHTTERALQGPLVADLAARLEQAPPGSPTVCILDTGIRQEHILLKDALAGRAQSAFPTEGPDDRNGHGTWMAGLALYGDLDAALATNDAVRLTHGIEAVKLLPAKTPDAPRTFGEVTADAVAVAETGAVEQPRARVFSMAVTKHSVRPENGTDGTATLWSATVDALAVGTSVTVRADRIELHGAPDPAASRLIVVSVGNIRDRLPHEMRAADGSPTHLDLCDTSRIEDPAQAWNILAVGAHTNLTDVPDTPDFRGYRALAAAGELSPFSRTTVTMSETTPIKPDIVLEGGNLLVDDANTQWHEHDIVGLTTTGIHIDRPLTTANATSAATAQAARLAAMAHAAYPALGPEAIRALLVHEARWTTPMLQGVYTRTGKPKMGSGDFARKVLRRYGWGVPTQERVLSSAANAVTLMIQGSLIPYRRYPGGVRLGELKLHELPWPREQLDEMGGTDVELRVTLSYFVEPNPGRRGVRGQHTYPSHRLRFAMKGSLESQAAFERRIAETAEAEDDGITKVKKFEADDAWVVGPTNRKRGSLHSDVWRGDATALAGSGMLAVYPAGGWWKDHDRSDRVGLPVSYALLVSLATPEVETDLYTPTAVKLDVPIPASLAARVETSQGVPVQLPINW
- a CDS encoding AAA family ATPase encodes the protein MAATADHLKALLTAHAEGDEDLFYSVALQVAAKSARQGHGKLAVEIRELIDAARAQKIPRTGPTPVVQPRGELASLLTAGYSDIRLDDMTLAEDLRACLDKVLHEQRQRARLERFGFTPVHRILLSGPPGTGKSMTAAALAKELSLPLFTIRLDGLISRFMGETASKLRLVFEAAAETRAVYLFDEFDALGAERTAGNDVGEARRILNSFLLFLDEAPSESLVIAATNHRQLLDRALFRRFDLVVHYAPPSEEQAIEVLQRRLTGMNTAAVRWSDLTGKVDQLSHAELVKAAESAAKRAILGGDDMIDERLLIDALDERHALRHA
- a CDS encoding carboxymuconolactone decarboxylase family protein; the protein is MADTVSRAEVEADIKETLGLVPHFFQRIPTELLGPEWEIFKRIELGETLIPNKYKELIGVGLHAETKCHYCSLFHTEAAKLFGATDEEIQEAVHYAKASLGWSAYINGMQEDYDQFAAELGQVVDYVKSKG
- a CDS encoding MarR family winged helix-turn-helix transcriptional regulator; protein product: MPHDRSQPPALDSSLPGVEEDLVTAVLTASRVLVAISARSLGEVAEALTLPQFRMLVVLQTRGAMSLSRLAEHLAVNPSTAMRMIERLVTAGMVLREASPQDRREIRIELTAEGARTVVDATDRRRAEIARVVAQMPEDQRAGLVSALRAFAEAGGEPAAPHKHLDLLGW
- a CDS encoding DUF305 domain-containing protein, coding for MTEQQVTDGQQPAAAPVGTVRTGRRMWWPAALAAAGALCLGVPALAAGTSSVHAVAAAADGSPEAGFARDMATHHQQAIDLSFIIRDRTRNPEVRGFAFDIINTQANQRGMMTGWLDQWGLTQNSSAKPMAWMHMDDYQAHDGSLMPGMATNAQMDRLRSLSGTPAEVLFLQLMIEHHKGGVEMAQGYVDLAGNAAEKRLAQSMVDAQTSEIQLMTGMLADRGAKPLS
- a CDS encoding DUF3105 domain-containing protein, translated to MGSTSNGTAGDRSSRGKSAGAAADRRARIAELRAQEQRRERRNRIVAIAAAIVVVLGAAGAGTYAVERAADQKRARAAAASASIPGVKTFGTFTRNHVTTPVQYSQTPPVGGDHNPVWTPCMGNVYDQPLHNENAVHSLEHGAVWVTYNGKATAADIKTLSDKVKATPYSFMSPYPDEPGTITLSAWSTQLVLDSATDPRVNEFFTKYVQGPQTQEPGASCSAGSMQ